One window of the Leptospira koniambonensis genome contains the following:
- the mdtD gene encoding multidrug transporter subunit MdtD, with product MTEETKGTKALLWLVACGFFMQTLDGTIVNTALPAIAKNLDASPLRMQSVVVAYLLTMAMIIPASGWISDKFGIRQVFIGALSLFALGSLFCALSQNLTQLVLSRILQGVGGALLLPVGRLALLRSVSPEQFLQAISFVAIPGLIGPLVGPVLGGWLVETASWHWIFLINLPVGVAGIIASSIYMKGNPIPNPSVFDLKGYLLLAFGMVTFSLALDAGSSLGLQKAGVILLTIFGLASIAAYWIHAARSSKPLFSPRIFSIPTLSIGLLGNLFSRLGSSSMPFLVPLFLQVNMGYPPFKAGLMLLPMAIAGIGIKRFAPLLIYKLGYRKVLVTNTLLIGLSMSSFFWLNSSENWWIFSFQLFCFGAFNSFQFTAMNTLTLKDLNGEFTSSGNTMLSMVQMLAMGMGVACAAGALEAFRDLFGQDPANMLLAFKSTFACMGIITLSSSFIFWQIKKEDGRSAVLKDSVLD from the coding sequence ATGACAGAAGAAACTAAGGGAACCAAGGCTTTACTTTGGCTCGTGGCCTGCGGCTTTTTTATGCAGACTCTGGACGGGACAATCGTCAATACCGCTCTGCCAGCGATCGCCAAAAATTTAGATGCGAGTCCCTTGAGAATGCAGTCGGTGGTGGTCGCTTACCTTCTTACAATGGCGATGATCATTCCAGCTTCTGGTTGGATCTCCGACAAATTTGGAATTCGCCAGGTTTTTATAGGAGCCTTATCCTTATTCGCCTTAGGTTCTCTATTCTGTGCTCTTTCTCAAAATTTAACACAGCTTGTTCTTTCTAGAATTTTGCAAGGGGTGGGAGGAGCACTCTTACTTCCTGTAGGTCGTTTAGCACTTCTTCGCTCTGTTTCTCCAGAGCAATTTTTACAAGCGATCAGTTTTGTAGCCATACCAGGTCTGATTGGTCCATTAGTAGGTCCTGTTTTGGGAGGATGGTTAGTAGAAACTGCTTCTTGGCATTGGATCTTTCTGATCAATCTTCCTGTTGGAGTCGCCGGGATCATTGCATCTTCCATTTACATGAAAGGAAATCCAATCCCGAATCCATCCGTATTCGATCTGAAAGGATATCTACTTTTGGCATTCGGAATGGTTACTTTTTCTTTAGCATTGGATGCAGGATCTAGTTTAGGTTTGCAGAAGGCAGGAGTAATCCTTCTTACAATATTCGGGCTCGCAAGTATAGCAGCCTACTGGATCCATGCAGCGAGAAGTTCCAAACCTTTATTTTCTCCCCGAATATTTTCTATCCCTACATTAAGCATTGGTCTTTTAGGAAATCTTTTCTCTAGACTTGGAAGTTCCAGTATGCCGTTTTTGGTTCCATTATTCCTACAAGTGAATATGGGATATCCTCCTTTTAAAGCAGGCTTAATGCTTTTACCAATGGCAATCGCAGGAATAGGGATCAAAAGGTTCGCTCCATTATTAATCTATAAATTAGGTTATAGAAAAGTTTTGGTTACCAATACTCTATTGATAGGTTTGAGCATGAGCAGCTTTTTCTGGCTAAACTCTTCAGAAAATTGGTGGATCTTTTCTTTTCAATTATTCTGCTTTGGAGCATTTAACTCATTTCAATTCACCGCAATGAACACTCTTACTTTAAAAGATCTGAATGGAGAATTTACAAGCAGCGGAAATACAATGCTCTCTATGGTCCAGATGTTAGCAATGGGAATGGGAGTCGCATGTGCTGCAGGAGCATTGGAAGCGTTCAGAGATCTTTTTGGTCAAGATCCTGCAAATATGCTTTTAGCATTTAAGAGCACATTTGCTTGTATGGGAATTATCACTTTATCTTCTAGTTTTATATTTTGGCAGATCAAAAAAGAAGATGGAAGAAGTGCAGTATTAAAAGATTCAGTCTTGGATTGA